In Chelonia mydas isolate rCheMyd1 chromosome 10, rCheMyd1.pri.v2, whole genome shotgun sequence, a single window of DNA contains:
- the MMD2 gene encoding monocyte to macrophage differentiation factor 2 isoform X1 has product MFMSRILDFQKTRYARFMNHRVPSNRRYQPTEYEHAANCATHAFWIIPSILGSSILYVLSDDHWETISAWIYGFGLSGLFTVSTIFHTISWKKRHLRTVEHCLHMFDRMVIYFFIAASYAPWLNLRELGPWASHMRWIIWIMASVGTIYVFFFHERYKLVELVCYVVMGVFPALVILSMPNRDGLLELVAGGVFYCLGTVFFKSDGRIPFAHAIWHLFVATGAGIHYYAIWRYLYWPEVLKAKTSR; this is encoded by the exons GTTTATGAATCACAGGGTCCCGTCCAACCGGAGGTACCAGCCAACGGAGTATGAGCACGCAGCAAACTGTGCCACGCACGCC TTCTGGATCATCCCCAGCATCCTTGGCAGCTCCATCCTCTACGTCCTCTCAGATGACCATTGGGAGACCATCTCAGCATGGATCTATGGGTTTGGCTTGTCTGGCCTCTTCACTGTCTCCACCATCTTTCACACCATCTCCTGGAAGAAGAGACACCTCAG AACAGTGGAGCACTGTCTGCATATGTTTGACCGGATGGTGATCTACTTCTTCATAGCAGCATCTTATGCCCCCTG GTTGAACCTACGGGAGTTGGGTCCCTGGGCCTCCCACATGCGCTGGATCATCTGGATCATGGCATCTGTCGGAACCATCTATGTTTTCTTCTTCCATGAGCG GTACAAGCTAGTGGAGCTGGTGTGCTATGTTGTCATGGGAGTCTTCCCTGCCCTGGTGATCCTTTCGATG CCAAACCGAGATGGCCTCTTGGAGCTGGTGGCTGGTGGGGTTTTTTACTGCCTGGGCACGGTGTTCTTCAAGAGCGACGGGCGCATCCCCTTTGCCCATGCCATCTGGCACCTCTTCGTGGCAACCGGAGCGGGCATCCACTACTATGCCATTTGGCGGTACCTGTACTGGCCCGAAGTGCTGAAGGCAAAGACGTCCAGATAG
- the MMD2 gene encoding monocyte to macrophage differentiation factor 2 isoform X2, protein MNHRVPSNRRYQPTEYEHAANCATHAFWIIPSILGSSILYVLSDDHWETISAWIYGFGLSGLFTVSTIFHTISWKKRHLRTVEHCLHMFDRMVIYFFIAASYAPWLNLRELGPWASHMRWIIWIMASVGTIYVFFFHERYKLVELVCYVVMGVFPALVILSMPNRDGLLELVAGGVFYCLGTVFFKSDGRIPFAHAIWHLFVATGAGIHYYAIWRYLYWPEVLKAKTSR, encoded by the exons ATGAATCACAGGGTCCCGTCCAACCGGAGGTACCAGCCAACGGAGTATGAGCACGCAGCAAACTGTGCCACGCACGCC TTCTGGATCATCCCCAGCATCCTTGGCAGCTCCATCCTCTACGTCCTCTCAGATGACCATTGGGAGACCATCTCAGCATGGATCTATGGGTTTGGCTTGTCTGGCCTCTTCACTGTCTCCACCATCTTTCACACCATCTCCTGGAAGAAGAGACACCTCAG AACAGTGGAGCACTGTCTGCATATGTTTGACCGGATGGTGATCTACTTCTTCATAGCAGCATCTTATGCCCCCTG GTTGAACCTACGGGAGTTGGGTCCCTGGGCCTCCCACATGCGCTGGATCATCTGGATCATGGCATCTGTCGGAACCATCTATGTTTTCTTCTTCCATGAGCG GTACAAGCTAGTGGAGCTGGTGTGCTATGTTGTCATGGGAGTCTTCCCTGCCCTGGTGATCCTTTCGATG CCAAACCGAGATGGCCTCTTGGAGCTGGTGGCTGGTGGGGTTTTTTACTGCCTGGGCACGGTGTTCTTCAAGAGCGACGGGCGCATCCCCTTTGCCCATGCCATCTGGCACCTCTTCGTGGCAACCGGAGCGGGCATCCACTACTATGCCATTTGGCGGTACCTGTACTGGCCCGAAGTGCTGAAGGCAAAGACGTCCAGATAG